One genomic region from Petrotoga sp. 9PWA.NaAc.5.4 encodes:
- a CDS encoding alpha-amylase family glycosyl hydrolase, with protein sequence MFIGYHILIKFFKNGDISNDLPKETYKYYEKNAINGDLQGIIEELDYLKDLGIDLLYLGPIFKSETTHGYDVTNYFSISENIACLAPQESKAVLQKLISESHKRKIKVIIDLVLNHASKNYDFNSIPKELKVKTEPPQSVQEERWQKSFLFWNLSDEDTQEFLIRVGEYWLTNFDLGGFRLDHALGLPLNFLEKFNNRMRQIRDDVIIIGEVWEDEGNKQENFNLLKTFKGRDAQRFTSLFDFATYDSIKEILGNKKGNLGDLYNQIIMSNKLNENDFQLTYFIENHDLPRFIDICKDTETFKIALGLLMALTGNVILEYGTEIALSGDPSIEHFFESGRVAMKFKDSWTDLEKEIFIYTKKLINLRKNYSCLSEGTYKLIRCEEDLLMFNKNQDNTNELTIAIYLGKESYKLEKKFKDIISGQELMAIKKGIYYLREI encoded by the coding sequence ATGTTTATTGGATATCATATATTAATAAAATTCTTTAAAAATGGAGATATAAGTAACGACCTTCCTAAGGAAACTTACAAGTATTATGAAAAAAATGCAATAAATGGTGATTTACAAGGAATAATTGAAGAATTAGATTATTTAAAAGATTTAGGAATAGATTTACTGTATCTGGGACCAATTTTTAAATCAGAAACAACACATGGTTACGATGTAACAAATTATTTTTCAATCTCTGAAAATATTGCATGTTTAGCTCCTCAAGAAAGTAAAGCTGTTCTACAAAAACTAATCTCTGAATCACATAAGAGGAAAATAAAAGTTATTATAGATTTAGTTTTAAACCATGCTTCTAAAAACTATGATTTTAATTCTATTCCAAAGGAATTAAAGGTAAAAACAGAGCCGCCTCAATCTGTTCAAGAAGAAAGATGGCAAAAATCTTTTTTATTCTGGAATTTAAGTGATGAAGATACGCAGGAGTTTTTGATTAGAGTAGGCGAATACTGGCTTACAAATTTTGATTTAGGTGGATTTAGATTAGACCATGCTTTAGGGTTACCACTAAATTTTTTAGAGAAATTCAATAATAGAATGAGGCAGATAAGAGATGATGTAATAATAATTGGAGAAGTATGGGAGGATGAAGGAAATAAGCAGGAAAATTTTAATTTATTGAAAACATTTAAAGGTAGAGATGCCCAACGTTTTACCAGTTTATTTGATTTTGCTACTTATGATAGTATTAAAGAAATTTTAGGTAATAAAAAAGGGAATTTAGGTGATTTATATAATCAAATTATAATGTCAAATAAATTGAATGAAAATGATTTTCAATTAACATACTTTATTGAAAATCATGATTTACCAAGATTTATAGATATATGTAAAGATACAGAAACTTTTAAGATCGCTTTGGGATTATTAATGGCTTTAACAGGGAATGTTATTTTAGAATATGGAACGGAAATAGCTTTAAGTGGAGATCCGAGTATAGAACATTTTTTCGAAAGTGGAAGAGTTGCTATGAAGTTTAAAGATAGTTGGACCGATTTAGAAAAAGAGATCTTTATTTACACAAAAAAATTAATAAATTTACGAAAAAACTATAGTTGTCTTTCAGAAGGGACATACAAACTTATAAGATGTGAAGAAGATTTGCTCATGTTCAATAAAAATCAAGATAATACAAATGAATTAACTATAGCAATTTATTTAGGAAAAGAATCGTATAAATTAGAAAAAAAATTCAAAGATATAATAAGTGGTCAAGAATTAATGGCAATAAAAAAGGGAATTTATTATTTGAGAGAAATCTAA
- a CDS encoding YjjG family noncanonical pyrimidine nucleotidase codes for MKENITMIYFDLDHTLWDFESNSEEALKLVYKHYNDILKNIPLEDFIYSYHKINKQLWDIYRKKMITQEELKVLRFEITLNSLNVKHRENLVEEMNDFYLNSLSNQSKLIDGAKEILDYLKSDYELGIITNGFKDTQIAKMRNSGIDFYFNILVTSDETGFPKPDEKIFNYAVYKAARPKEEIVYVGDDLENDILPALKFGINAIWFKNHDVINSNLIDEKDIVKINHLFELKEIF; via the coding sequence TTGAAAGAAAATATAACTATGATTTACTTTGATTTAGATCACACATTATGGGACTTTGAAAGTAATTCAGAGGAAGCTTTAAAACTAGTTTATAAACACTATAATGATATATTAAAAAATATACCTTTAGAAGATTTTATCTATTCATATCATAAGATTAACAAACAGTTATGGGATATTTATAGAAAAAAAATGATAACTCAAGAAGAATTAAAGGTTTTGAGATTTGAAATAACTCTGAATTCTTTGAATGTAAAACATAGAGAAAATTTGGTGGAAGAAATGAATGATTTTTATTTAAACAGTTTATCAAATCAAAGTAAATTAATAGATGGAGCAAAGGAAATTTTAGATTATTTAAAAAGTGACTACGAACTCGGAATAATAACAAACGGATTTAAAGATACTCAAATCGCTAAGATGAGAAACTCTGGAATAGATTTTTATTTTAACATTTTAGTTACATCTGATGAAACAGGTTTCCCAAAGCCTGATGAAAAAATATTTAATTATGCCGTTTACAAAGCGGCAAGACCCAAAGAAGAAATAGTATACGTGGGTGATGATTTAGAGAACGATATTCTTCCAGCTCTAAAATTTGGTATTAACGCCATATGGTTTAAAAATCATGATGTAATTAATTCAAATTTAATTGACGAAAAAGATATTGTGAAAATAAATCATCTCTTTGAACTTAAAGAAATTTTTTAG
- a CDS encoding chorismate mutase, giving the protein MEEDYKIVGIRGATSLKEDHPLELTEKVIELWNEIISKNKINRIISVIFSLTPDIRSLNPATILREKLDLNNVPFMCLEEASFKDSPKKIIRVLVICESSTQYFVYLHDAKNLRTKK; this is encoded by the coding sequence ATGGAAGAAGACTATAAAATAGTGGGCATAAGAGGAGCAACTTCTTTAAAAGAAGATCATCCATTAGAATTAACAGAAAAAGTTATTGAACTGTGGAATGAAATAATATCGAAAAATAAAATAAACAGGATTATATCGGTGATTTTCTCATTAACACCAGATATTAGGAGTTTAAATCCTGCTACTATTTTAAGAGAAAAGTTAGATCTCAACAATGTTCCATTCATGTGTTTGGAAGAAGCTTCTTTTAAAGATTCCCCAAAAAAAATTATACGGGTGCTGGTTATTTGTGAAAGCAGCACCCAATATTTTGTTTATTTACATGACGCAAAAAATTTAAGAACAAAAAAATAA
- the infB gene encoding translation initiation factor IF-2 has protein sequence MSKTRVYELAKDLGMNSKELMEFLEEQLDIKVRSHMSTLEEETVETIRELIEEERQLKKGENKEKSTVEIESKSEESIKEQEIKEASISEADLTLDRLAEVLNLEQNQIIADMFMKGIALRPGQKLEKPMAEKIASNYNVILNFEKAQKLSEKEGEEDIEEILAKRWNEIYEKEKDRLVNRPPVVTIMGHVDHGKTTLLDKIRHTHVAEKEEGGITQSIGAYQIEYKNQKITFIDTPGHEAFTEMRARGAQVTDIVILVIAADDGVMPQTIEAYNHAKSANVPVIVAINKIDKPNANVDLTKQQMISKLNLVPEDWGGDTITVPISAKTSQGIDDLLEMILLVAEMQDIKCIPDGTARAVIIESRIDKAMGPLGTVIVKDGILKIGDDFVAGATYGRVRRMINDKGQSIKEASPSTPVQVVGFNGVPSMHSILYVLDSKEEVREIAEKVAERETQKTQNVSKRHVRLEDIMQMMEKEEKKTLNILLKASTYGEIEALRNAIQKFENPDIEVNIIHAGIGTISTSDIMLASASDAIILGFRVKIDSKALKMAEAEGIQIRRYSIIFDLIDDLKKALEGMLEPEEKEEITGSGVIKEEFKIKGVGKIAGVQLNEGQVMKNGGVRIYRNGSLIADVKITSLKHYKDEVNSVDAPKECGIQFENFEDFSKGDELEFYKIVKVKRQLNLENSTK, from the coding sequence GTGTCGAAGACTCGAGTATACGAATTAGCAAAAGATTTAGGAATGAACTCAAAGGAACTCATGGAGTTTTTAGAAGAGCAATTGGATATAAAAGTTCGAAGTCATATGAGTACTTTGGAAGAAGAAACAGTGGAAACTATTAGAGAACTAATTGAGGAAGAAAGACAATTAAAAAAAGGTGAAAATAAAGAAAAATCAACTGTTGAAATCGAATCTAAATCAGAGGAATCAATTAAGGAACAAGAAATAAAGGAAGCATCAATTTCAGAAGCAGATTTAACTCTTGATAGGTTGGCAGAGGTTTTAAACTTAGAACAAAATCAAATAATCGCAGATATGTTTATGAAAGGAATAGCCTTAAGGCCCGGTCAAAAGTTAGAAAAGCCAATGGCTGAAAAGATAGCTTCTAATTATAATGTTATTTTAAATTTTGAAAAGGCTCAAAAATTATCTGAAAAAGAAGGAGAAGAAGATATCGAAGAAATTTTAGCAAAAAGGTGGAATGAGATTTACGAAAAAGAAAAAGATAGATTAGTTAATAGGCCTCCTGTTGTTACAATAATGGGACACGTTGATCATGGTAAAACAACTCTTTTAGATAAAATACGACATACACATGTAGCGGAAAAAGAAGAAGGGGGAATAACTCAATCTATAGGAGCTTATCAAATAGAATACAAAAATCAAAAAATAACTTTTATAGATACTCCGGGTCACGAAGCTTTTACTGAAATGAGAGCAAGAGGGGCACAAGTAACTGATATTGTGATTTTAGTGATTGCTGCAGACGATGGAGTAATGCCTCAAACAATCGAAGCATATAATCATGCAAAAAGCGCGAATGTCCCTGTAATAGTAGCAATAAATAAAATTGATAAACCAAATGCAAATGTAGACCTAACTAAACAACAAATGATCTCTAAATTGAATCTCGTTCCCGAAGATTGGGGAGGAGATACTATAACTGTTCCTATTTCTGCAAAGACATCTCAAGGAATAGATGATCTTTTGGAAATGATACTCTTAGTTGCTGAAATGCAAGATATAAAATGCATACCTGATGGAACCGCAAGGGCTGTAATAATTGAAAGTCGCATAGACAAAGCTATGGGGCCCTTAGGAACAGTTATAGTAAAAGATGGAATATTGAAAATCGGAGATGATTTTGTTGCTGGTGCAACATATGGAAGAGTAAGAAGAATGATAAACGATAAAGGACAGTCAATAAAAGAAGCTTCTCCTTCAACTCCTGTTCAAGTAGTAGGTTTTAACGGTGTTCCAAGTATGCACTCGATTTTATACGTTTTAGATTCAAAAGAGGAAGTTAGAGAAATTGCTGAGAAGGTTGCTGAAAGAGAAACGCAAAAAACTCAAAATGTATCTAAAAGGCATGTTAGACTCGAAGATATTATGCAAATGATGGAAAAAGAAGAGAAAAAAACATTAAATATTTTATTGAAAGCAAGTACTTACGGTGAAATAGAAGCTTTGAGAAACGCAATTCAAAAATTTGAAAATCCTGATATAGAGGTTAATATAATTCACGCAGGAATCGGAACAATTAGTACAAGTGATATTATGCTTGCATCTGCTTCAGATGCTATTATATTAGGATTTAGAGTTAAAATAGACTCTAAAGCTCTTAAAATGGCTGAAGCTGAAGGAATTCAAATTAGACGATACAGTATAATATTTGATTTAATTGACGATCTGAAGAAAGCTTTAGAAGGTATGCTTGAACCGGAAGAAAAAGAAGAAATAACAGGTTCTGGAGTTATAAAAGAAGAATTCAAAATAAAAGGTGTAGGAAAAATAGCTGGAGTTCAGTTAAACGAAGGTCAAGTTATGAAAAATGGTGGGGTAAGAATATATAGAAATGGAAGTTTGATTGCCGATGTAAAAATAACAAGCTTGAAACATTACAAAGATGAAGTCAATTCGGTAGACGCCCCTAAAGAATGTGGAATACAGTTTGAAAATTTTGAAGACTTTTCAAAGGGAGACGAATTAGAGTTCTATAAGATAGTAAAAGTAAAACGTCAATTAAATTTAGAAAATAGTACCAAGTGA
- a CDS encoding 50S ribosomal protein L7ae family protein has product MTVPKEEKIIGFLKIAAKSNGIVYGKIGIRNYLKSNKKKKLILLPIDVGERVKKDVLKRCEIFKVSYIEIKKTKYEISKIIGKENISVIGITNESLAEAILGEISDDGGGS; this is encoded by the coding sequence ATGACTGTACCAAAAGAAGAAAAAATTATAGGGTTTCTTAAGATAGCTGCTAAATCTAACGGTATTGTATATGGCAAAATTGGAATAAGAAATTATTTAAAATCAAATAAAAAGAAAAAATTAATTTTATTACCTATAGATGTTGGTGAAAGAGTTAAAAAAGATGTTTTAAAAAGATGCGAAATTTTTAAAGTTTCATATATAGAAATTAAGAAAACAAAATATGAAATTTCTAAAATTATTGGTAAAGAAAACATAAGTGTAATTGGAATTACCAACGAGAGTCTCGCCGAGGCTATATTGGGTGAAATAAGTGATGATGGAGGTGGTTCATAG
- a CDS encoding alanine--glyoxylate aminotransferase family protein — protein MAKMLKKNYLMTPGPTPVPVDILLEGAKDTIHHRTPQYLDIQNKALENLKYLFQTKNLVYTLVSSGTGAMEAAVANLVSKGDKVIAVNGGKFGERWCELCEAYDANLVEIDIEWGKYVRAEQIKDALEKNPDTKVVFTTLSETSTGVVNPIKEIAQIVKNTQAVLVVDAISGLLAEPLKMDEWNVDVVVCGVQKGFMMPPGLAMISLSEKAMKLVEKSNNPRYYFDLRAYKKNYPDSPYTPAVNLMYQLLKSTDMLKEEGIENVWDRHRIMAEATRAGVQALGLELFAENPGNVLTAIKIPQGVDGGKLIKFLRDDWGVVFTGGQSQLKGKIIRIAHLGYMSKFDIITAISALEMSLEKFGFKVELGKGVKAAEEVFVKEGV, from the coding sequence ATGGCAAAGATGCTTAAAAAGAATTATTTGATGACACCTGGACCAACGCCGGTACCTGTTGATATCTTATTAGAAGGAGCAAAAGATACAATCCATCACAGAACGCCACAGTATTTAGATATACAAAATAAAGCTTTAGAGAACCTTAAGTACCTTTTTCAAACTAAAAATCTTGTCTATACGTTGGTATCTTCGGGTACGGGAGCAATGGAAGCGGCTGTTGCAAATTTAGTTTCTAAAGGTGATAAAGTTATAGCGGTTAATGGGGGAAAATTTGGTGAAAGATGGTGTGAACTTTGCGAAGCCTATGATGCAAATTTGGTAGAAATTGATATAGAATGGGGAAAATATGTAAGAGCAGAGCAGATAAAAGACGCTTTGGAAAAAAATCCTGACACAAAAGTTGTTTTCACTACTTTAAGTGAAACTTCTACTGGTGTTGTCAACCCGATAAAGGAAATAGCACAAATTGTTAAAAATACACAAGCTGTATTAGTAGTTGATGCTATTTCTGGTTTGTTAGCAGAACCTTTAAAAATGGATGAATGGAATGTCGATGTTGTAGTATGTGGTGTTCAAAAAGGCTTTATGATGCCTCCGGGTTTAGCTATGATATCTTTAAGCGAAAAAGCTATGAAACTTGTAGAGAAAAGTAATAATCCACGTTATTACTTCGATTTAAGAGCATATAAAAAGAATTATCCAGATTCACCTTATACTCCAGCTGTTAACCTAATGTATCAATTGCTAAAATCTACAGACATGTTAAAAGAAGAAGGAATAGAAAATGTCTGGGATAGACATAGAATAATGGCAGAAGCTACTAGAGCAGGAGTACAAGCGCTTGGATTAGAACTCTTCGCTGAAAATCCTGGTAATGTTTTAACCGCAATAAAAATACCACAAGGAGTAGATGGTGGTAAATTAATAAAGTTTTTGAGAGATGATTGGGGAGTTGTTTTCACAGGCGGACAATCTCAACTCAAAGGTAAAATAATCCGAATTGCACATTTAGGATATATGTCAAAATTTGATATAATCACAGCAATAAGTGCATTGGAAATGTCGTTAGAGAAGTTTGGTTTCAAAGTTGAGCTTGGTAAAGGAGTAAAAGCAGCAGAAGAAGTTTTCGTAAAAGAGGGGGTGTAG
- a CDS encoding D-2-hydroxyacid dehydrogenase has translation MKIHINDPLDKEALEKLKRELPQAEVTSEHFEKDILKQKIKDYDVLIVRSATKVTKEILEHADKLKIIGRAGMGLDNIDVEAAKTKGIKVVNTPGQNALSVAELVVGMILDIYRFITRGTVGLREGKWEKKELEGFELSGKTVGIIGFGYVGKHLANLLRGFGTKNLIYDVIKVSDEELKKYNAVQLPFEEVLKNSDIISLHVPKNEKTFHLISDPQIDIMKDNVVIINAARGGIVDEKALLKYLKNGKILGVGLDVFEEEPPASDFYKELLSLPNVITTPHIGASTKEAQARVGINIIDRIVEEVRNLK, from the coding sequence TTGAAAATACACATAAATGATCCTTTAGATAAAGAGGCGTTAGAAAAGTTAAAAAGAGAACTTCCACAAGCGGAAGTTACATCAGAACACTTTGAAAAAGATATTCTAAAACAAAAAATAAAAGATTATGATGTTTTAATAGTTAGAAGTGCTACAAAAGTTACAAAAGAAATTTTAGAGCATGCAGATAAACTCAAAATTATTGGAAGAGCTGGCATGGGTTTAGATAACATCGATGTGGAAGCTGCCAAAACAAAAGGGATAAAAGTGGTAAACACACCTGGTCAAAACGCTTTATCAGTAGCAGAATTAGTTGTGGGAATGATTTTAGATATTTATAGGTTTATAACAAGAGGTACAGTCGGACTTAGGGAAGGTAAATGGGAGAAGAAGGAGCTCGAAGGATTTGAGCTATCTGGCAAAACAGTTGGTATAATAGGGTTTGGATATGTAGGTAAACATTTAGCAAATCTTTTAAGGGGTTTTGGAACAAAAAATTTAATCTATGATGTAATAAAAGTATCTGATGAAGAATTAAAAAAATACAATGCTGTACAACTTCCATTTGAAGAAGTATTAAAAAATTCAGATATTATTTCTTTACACGTGCCGAAAAATGAAAAAACTTTTCATTTAATAAGTGATCCACAAATAGATATAATGAAAGATAATGTTGTCATTATAAACGCAGCAAGAGGCGGTATTGTTGATGAAAAAGCTCTTCTAAAGTATTTAAAAAACGGTAAAATATTAGGAGTAGGATTAGATGTCTTTGAAGAAGAACCTCCAGCCAGTGATTTTTATAAAGAATTGCTGTCATTACCAAATGTAATTACTACTCCTCATATAGGTGCTTCTACAAAAGAAGCACAAGCAAGAGTTGGGATTAATATAATAGATAGAATTGTTGAAGAAGTAAGAAATCTAAAGTAA
- a CDS encoding ferredoxin → MKIIIDKEACIGDGICESLCPDVFQMSDDGKAEVIDEQSDAPCVQDSIDACPTQAISIEE, encoded by the coding sequence GTGAAAATAATTATAGATAAGGAAGCTTGTATAGGGGATGGGATTTGTGAAAGTTTATGTCCAGATGTTTTCCAAATGAGCGACGATGGTAAAGCAGAAGTTATAGACGAACAAAGCGACGCTCCTTGCGTACAAGATTCTATTGACGCATGTCCAACTCAAGCTATAAGCATTGAAGAATAA
- the minD gene encoding septum site-determining protein MinD, which yields MENTKVFVVTSGKGGVGKTTIVANLGATLAKKGYNICLIDGDIGLKNLDIVLGLENRVVYTIIDVVNGNKPVMDALVKHKQLKNLSLLASSQVANKDMISPEDMVEIVSQLSKHFHYIIIDSPAGIERGFKNAVVAAQHAIIVTTPDLTAISDADRVVGLLENQGYTEKNISLIVNRIKPKLVKRNEMLSAEDIKDALALNLLGIIPDSEEILISTNEGNPLSVTQGNRLNNVFNNISDRILGKEIPLEKDLSELDHAPEGFVEFIKRLFHRRG from the coding sequence ATGGAAAATACTAAAGTATTTGTTGTAACTTCGGGAAAGGGCGGAGTTGGGAAAACAACTATTGTTGCAAATTTAGGAGCGACTTTAGCTAAAAAGGGATATAATATTTGCCTTATAGATGGAGATATAGGATTAAAAAATTTAGATATAGTTTTAGGATTAGAAAATAGGGTTGTTTATACAATAATAGATGTTGTAAATGGCAATAAACCTGTTATGGATGCCTTGGTTAAGCATAAACAGTTAAAGAATCTCTCTCTTTTAGCTTCATCTCAAGTGGCAAATAAAGACATGATTTCTCCTGAAGATATGGTTGAAATTGTTTCTCAGCTTTCTAAACATTTTCACTATATAATAATAGACTCTCCTGCGGGTATAGAGCGAGGTTTTAAAAATGCTGTGGTAGCTGCTCAACATGCTATTATTGTTACAACCCCAGATTTAACAGCTATAAGCGATGCTGATAGAGTGGTTGGTTTGCTTGAAAATCAAGGATACACGGAGAAAAACATCTCTCTTATTGTGAATAGAATAAAGCCAAAACTTGTTAAAAGAAATGAAATGCTTTCGGCAGAGGACATAAAAGATGCTTTGGCTTTGAATTTATTGGGAATAATTCCTGATAGTGAAGAGATTTTAATATCTACCAATGAAGGTAATCCTCTCTCTGTCACTCAAGGGAACAGATTAAATAATGTTTTTAACAACATAAGCGATAGGATTTTAGGCAAGGAAATTCCTTTAGAAAAAGATTTAAGTGAACTTGATCATGCGCCTGAAGGTTTCGTTGAATTTATAAAAAGACTTTTTCACAGGAGAGGGTGA
- a CDS encoding secondary thiamine-phosphate synthase enzyme YjbQ, translating to MTFRYSLMTHKREELIDILSYVEESIQKSNIDDGIVVLFVPHTTAAVTINENADPSVREDIIQFLSEKIPRSRNYSHLEGNADSHIKSSLISPSLSLILENGKLILGTWQTVYFYEFDGPRNRTFFVKIISS from the coding sequence ATGACTTTTAGGTATTCTTTAATGACACATAAAAGAGAAGAACTAATAGATATATTGAGTTATGTTGAAGAAAGCATTCAAAAATCGAATATTGATGATGGTATAGTTGTATTATTTGTACCACATACTACAGCAGCAGTTACAATAAATGAGAATGCTGACCCTTCTGTTAGAGAAGATATAATCCAGTTTTTATCGGAAAAAATTCCAAGAAGTAGAAATTATTCACATCTTGAAGGGAACGCAGATTCACATATAAAATCATCCTTAATATCGCCTTCTTTAAGTTTAATCTTAGAAAATGGCAAGTTAATATTAGGAACTTGGCAAACTGTTTATTTCTACGAATTCGATGGTCCAAGAAATAGAACTTTTTTTGTAAAAATTATAAGCTCATAA
- a CDS encoding ABC transporter substrate-binding protein: MKRLYLILLLLGLVVSIFGQEVIKIGMNFELTGAVSGYGQMSRDGVLLANKLKPTVNIGGKEIKVEVVAVDNKSDKSEAANAIRRLIDREKVVAVIGPATSSAALSAAPIAEERKIPMVVNTATNPLVAQNRTYVFRTCFEDTLQGALLATFAWEDLGVKNVAIMVDVAQDYVVGLSNYFKRSFAMYGGTFFEEYYTTGDQDFTAQLTDALSKNPDAIFMPGYYAEIALICKQARELGFTGPFFAGDGADAPELIQIGGEYVEGLSYTTYFHEDAELSPATKPFVEAYQKEYGRRADAFGALAYDAYMVIVDAIERAQSTDPVKIRDEIAKTKDFPGVAGTITYPDGSGNPIKPAVINTVQNGEFVFRTVVEPAIF; encoded by the coding sequence ATGAAAAGACTTTATTTAATTCTTTTGTTGTTGGGCTTAGTTGTGAGCATATTTGGTCAAGAAGTTATTAAAATAGGGATGAATTTTGAGTTAACAGGCGCTGTTTCTGGTTATGGACAAATGTCAAGAGATGGAGTATTATTGGCTAATAAGTTAAAACCAACAGTTAATATTGGGGGTAAAGAAATCAAAGTAGAAGTTGTTGCGGTTGATAATAAGTCTGATAAATCTGAAGCTGCTAATGCAATAAGAAGATTGATAGATCGTGAAAAAGTAGTTGCAGTTATAGGTCCTGCAACGAGTTCAGCTGCATTATCAGCAGCGCCCATTGCCGAAGAAAGAAAAATTCCTATGGTTGTAAACACTGCTACAAACCCATTAGTGGCTCAAAATAGGACTTATGTGTTCAGGACATGTTTTGAAGATACTTTACAGGGTGCTTTGCTTGCAACGTTTGCCTGGGAAGATCTTGGTGTCAAAAATGTAGCTATAATGGTTGATGTGGCACAAGATTACGTGGTGGGACTTTCTAACTATTTTAAAAGAAGCTTTGCTATGTATGGCGGAACTTTTTTTGAAGAATACTATACAACAGGGGATCAAGATTTTACAGCACAATTAACCGATGCGCTTTCAAAAAATCCGGATGCTATATTTATGCCTGGTTATTACGCAGAAATCGCCCTTATTTGTAAACAAGCAAGGGAATTAGGTTTCACAGGGCCATTTTTTGCTGGTGACGGTGCAGATGCCCCAGAATTAATACAAATAGGGGGAGAATACGTTGAAGGCTTGTCTTACACAACTTATTTCCATGAAGATGCTGAATTATCGCCGGCGACCAAACCTTTCGTCGAAGCTTATCAAAAAGAATACGGAAGAAGAGCAGATGCTTTTGGGGCTTTAGCTTATGATGCATATATGGTAATTGTAGATGCCATAGAAAGAGCTCAGTCTACAGATCCTGTAAAAATCAGAGACGAAATAGCAAAAACTAAAGATTTTCCGGGAGTAGCTGGAACTATAACCTATCCAGACGGTTCAGGAAATCCTATAAAACCTGCTGTAATTAATACTGTGCAAAATGGGGAATTTGTATTCAGAACCGTTGTTGAACCTGCTATTTTCTAA
- a CDS encoding branched-chain amino acid ABC transporter permease, whose product MSIQIFFQHLMNAISLGGIYSLIAIGYTMVYGILNLINFAHGDIFTYSMYFAFYAVTLFLFPWWAAFIFSLFATAMLGALIERVAYRPLRKANAPKISGLITAIGISFFLQNFAIVVFGGRAKSFNPQIGVYPKQFAQVITIRNIRIPLLTFIIIGASIVSLLLLVWIVYRTKSGMAMRAVSKDIMAAKLMGINTDRTISQTFMLGSALAAVGGILWAMKYPQIYPYTGMIPGLKAFIAAVVGGIGSIPGAMLGGFILGLSEIMIVAFLPGLAGYRDAFAYIILIIILLVKPNGILGVEIGEKV is encoded by the coding sequence TTGTCTATCCAAATATTTTTTCAACATTTAATGAATGCAATCTCCTTAGGTGGAATATATTCTCTCATAGCTATTGGGTATACTATGGTTTATGGAATTCTTAATTTAATAAATTTTGCGCACGGTGACATTTTTACTTACAGTATGTATTTTGCTTTCTATGCGGTGACTCTTTTTTTGTTTCCATGGTGGGCTGCTTTTATTTTTTCTTTGTTTGCTACAGCTATGTTAGGAGCCCTTATTGAGAGAGTAGCATATAGACCCTTAAGGAAAGCCAACGCTCCTAAAATTTCTGGTTTAATTACAGCTATCGGTATTTCTTTTTTTCTACAAAACTTTGCAATAGTTGTTTTTGGAGGACGAGCAAAATCTTTCAATCCTCAAATAGGGGTTTATCCTAAACAATTTGCACAAGTGATAACTATAAGAAACATAAGAATACCTTTATTGACTTTTATTATAATAGGAGCTTCCATTGTCTCACTTCTTTTATTAGTTTGGATAGTTTACAGAACAAAATCAGGTATGGCAATGAGAGCAGTATCTAAAGATATTATGGCTGCTAAATTGATGGGTATTAACACTGATAGAACAATTTCTCAAACTTTTATGTTGGGTTCTGCTTTAGCGGCTGTAGGGGGGATTTTGTGGGCAATGAAATATCCTCAAATTTACCCATACACAGGAATGATACCCGGATTAAAAGCTTTCATAGCCGCTGTTGTTGGTGGAATAGGAAGTATCCCCGGAGCAATGCTTGGAGGATTTATATTGGGATTGTCTGAAATAATGATTGTAGCTTTTCTTCCCGGATTGGCTGGATATAGAGATGCTTTTGCATACATTATATTGATCATTATTCTTTTGGTCAAGCCAAATGGCATACTTGGAGTTGAAATTGGAGAGAAGGTGTAA